One Glycine soja cultivar W05 chromosome 2, ASM419377v2, whole genome shotgun sequence genomic region harbors:
- the LOC114376319 gene encoding uncharacterized protein LOC114376319, which yields MLVLEEFGLKKAAQTSSSTMVARDSNESQEMSDHSSARCTNNGGKRYSNRGNSRKNHNNTSGRDNSGAGKGGSGGGGSNRKGGQQQPHNNPWPVGQQWLWPWMQWAIPPCPYPAAPWARPNYQQPPRRQPGVLGSRPQQAYTATAPTPTDIEAAMHTLDITSPDPNWYMDTDATSHMTSTSDGVHIAILPHAHASAYHATHVLEKALEFH from the exons ATGCTTGTTCTCGAAGAATTCGGCCTCAAGAAGGCAGCTCAGACCTCGTCCTCCACCATGGTGGCTCGTGACTCGAATGAATCTCAAGAGATGTCTGATCATTCATCAGCACGTTGCACAAATAATGGTGGAAAACGGTATTCAAATCGTGGCAATTCTAGAAAGAATcacaacaacactagtggtcGTGATAACTCAGGCGCTGGCAAGGGAGGCTCTGGTGGCGGTGGCAGCAATCGCAAGGGTGGACAACAACAGCCCCATAACAACCCTTGGCCTGTAGGACAGCAATGGCTTTGGCCATGGATGCAGTGGGCTATTCCTCCTTGTCCGTACCCAGCTGCTCCATGGGCCAGGCCCAATTATCAGCAACCTCCACGCCGACAGCCTGGTGTTCTTGGGTCCAGACCTCAGCAGGCATACACAGCCACAGCTCCTACTCCAACAGACATCGAGGCTGCTATGCATACCCTCGATATTACTTCTCCGGATCCGAATTGGTATATGGACACCGATGCCACCTCTCATATGACGTCCACCTCAG ATGGGGTGCATATTGCAATCCTCCCACATGCACATGCATCTGCTTATCATGCTACTCACGTGCTAGAAAAGGCTTTAGAATTCCATTAG